A section of the Phaseolus vulgaris cultivar G19833 chromosome 8, P. vulgaris v2.0, whole genome shotgun sequence genome encodes:
- the LOC137825498 gene encoding beta-glucosidase 11-like isoform X1: protein MDLILKVFAVIELVLLMVHPSAHALSRDEFPPDFVFGASASAYQVEGAANEDGRKPSIWDTFSHSGNGDMYDGDGDVACDQYHKYKEDVQLMANMGLEAYRFSISWSRLIPEGRGQVNPKGLQYYNNFINELISHGIEAHVTLNHWDLPQALEDEYGGWVSRRVVKDFTAYADVCFREFGDRVRYWTTLNEGNVHAAFGYDVGLLPPQRCSFPIANCSRGNSSTEPYLVGHHMLLAHASAARVYRKKYQGLQRGLIGFNLLAFGLLPRTNSTEDVNATQRFQDFFIGWFMNPFTFGDYPDIMKKNAGSRLPSFTQKESNLVRGSIDFVGINFYYSFYVSNSPSSLLMHNRDYLADISAEIERMYTNDSSTNVVPITPGVFLGFLDSLRDAYGNVPIYIHENGQETPHNSSLDDWPRVNYLDAYIRSLVVALRSELNVKGYFVWSFLDAFELLVGYESSYGLYYVDRNDPNLRRQPKLSAEWYSNFLKGKLMDTKITKETEKNASVLSHNPSLHSATQTNQNTFEIQSE from the exons ATGGACttgattttgaaagtttttgCAGTTATAGAATTAGTATTGTTGATGGTCCACCCCAGTGCTCATGCCCTGAGCAGAGATGAGTTCCCTCCTGACTTTGTCTTTGGTGCATCAGCTTCAGCTTATCAG GTTGAAGGTGCAGCAAATGAAGATGGCAGGAAGCCAAGCATATGGGACACCTTCTCCCATTCTGGAAATG GGGATATGTATGATGGTGATGGAGATGTTGCATGTGACCAATATCACAAATATAAG GAAGATGTTCAGCTCATGGCCAACATGGGTTTAGAAGCCTACAGATTTTCCATATCATGGTCAAGGCTTATTCCAG AAGGGAGAGGACAAGTGAATCCTAAGGGACTACAGTATTACAACAACTTTATTAATGAATTGATAAGCCATG GAATTGAAGCACATGTTACATTAAACCATTGGGACCTACCACAAGCACTTGAGGATGAATATGGAGGATGGGTTAGCCGAAGAGTTGT GAAAGACTTCACAGCATATGCAGATGTATGTTTTAGAGAATTTGGAGACAGAGTTAGGTATTGGACTACATTGAATGAGGGCAACGTGCATGCGGCATTTGGCTATGATGTAGGACTCTTGCCACCTCAGAGGTGCTCTTTCCCTATAGCTAACTGTTCCAGAGGAAATTCCTCAACTGAGCCATATTTGGTTGGCCATCATATGTTGTTAGCACATGCTTCAGCTGCTAGGGTATATAGGAAGAAATATCAG GGCTTGCAGCGTGGCTTAATTGGGTTTAATCTCCTTGCATTTGGTCTTCTTCCACGAACAAATTCTACTGAAGATGTAAATGCCACTCAAAGGTTCCAAGACTTCTTCATTGGGTG GTTTATGAATCCCTTTACGTTTGGAGATTATCCTGATATAATGAAGAAGAATGCTGGTTCAAGGCTTCCTTCCTTCACTCAGAAGGAATCAAATCTGGTTAGGGGCTCAATCGACTTCGTAGGAATAAACTTTTACTACTCATTTTATGTCTCGAACAGTCCTAGCAGCCTGCTGATGCACAATAGAGACTACCTAGCAGACATATCTGCTGAAATTGAAA GAATGTATACGAATGATTCATCTACCAATGTG GTTCCAATTACTCCAGGAGTTTTCCTAGGGTTCTTAGACTCACTAAGGGATGCATATGGCAATGTTCCCATTTACATACACGAAAATG GCCAGGAAACACCTCATAATTCATCATTAGACGACTGGCCGAGGGTGAATTACTTGGATGCATACATAAGAAGCTTGGTTGTTGCACTCAG GAGTGAATTAAATGTGAAAGGCTATTTTGTGTGGTCCTTCTTAGATGCATTCGAGTTATTGGTTGGATATGAATCAAGTTATGGTCTATACTACGTAGATAGGAATGATCCAAACTTAAGGAGGCAACCTAAGCTTTCTGCTGAATGGTATTCAAATTTTCTGAAAGGGAAGCTTATGGACACAAAGATCACCAAGGAAACTGAGAAGAATGCCAGTGTGCTTTCACACAACCCCTCACTGCATAGTGCCACGCAAACTAATCAGAACACGTTTGAAATTCAGAGCGAATAA
- the LOC137825499 gene encoding uncharacterized protein — MAEGSAGFLIPWTCLMDRKVCPDNKVYSMTGQRKTFAQALGNTCDIPLSQLPTPCIKGDMIAVQIDEANYLAGLEDCKTHLHGRVILSKGDKPLTHLDLTKKLQPVWKALGPWKAIPLGKGFYEFEFASIEDMRWALRMGSLKLSPGLLRLFAWTKDFVPSTMRSTKAQTWVRIYHLPLEYWKPRTIFSIVRGLGTPLSLDEHTMRKNRAMFARVLVDIDLLSPLPDQLLVERPDFAFVAGVEYEWLPPFCSHCKMIGHELAQCRVIHDQGRVPGPLHKPSQKTPFDEQEQGRTTIPTQRKEYREKNLQTKLLEGPMDNLRVDATSGVNVGSPLGHLADKTDGGEDDFADMPPLEDASDHDRSSPKQGLSSPTLDSLVVIQAKDSESHSTILIDDHHVEASAPVIVPSPLRTTSPRRAKSHADTNPNVEVSTIVTVPSQSPHTSPRKAKYIGDVKAISLVLQNHFSSLDGLETTDVGGCFKILG; from the exons ATGGCGGAGGGCTCTGCGGGTTTCCTCATTCCATGGACTTGTTTGATGGATCGAAAAGTTTGTCCTGATAATAAAGTATATTCTATGACCGGTCAAAGGAAGACTTTTGCTCAGGCTTTGGGAAATAcatgtgacattcctttgtccCAACTACCTACCCCTTGTATTAAGGGTGACATGATTGCTGTCCAGATTGATGAGGCAAATTACTTGGCTGGTCTTGAGGATTGCAAAACCCATCTCCATGGTCGGGTTATTCTATCTAAGGGGGATAAACCTCTCACACACCtggatttaactaaaaagttgcagcCGGTGTGGAAAGCTCTTGGACCATGGAAAGCAATTCCTCTTGGAAAGGGtttctatgagtttgagttcgctTCTATAGAAGACATGCGATGGGCCCTCAGGATGGGTTCCCTGAAGTTATCTCCTGGTTTATTGAGACTGTTTGCCTGGACAAAAGACTTTGTCCCATCTACTATGAGGAGTACCAAAGCTCAGACCTGGGTTAGAATTTACCATTTGCCTTTGGAGTATTGGAAACCAAGGACAATATTTTCCATCGTCAGAGGCCTTggtactcctttgtctttggatgagCATACTATGAGAAAGAATAGGGCTATGTTTGCTAGAGTGCTGGTGGATATTGATCTGTTGTCCCCCCTTCCTGATCAGCTCTTGGTTGAACGTCCAGACTTTGCTTTTGTAGCtggtgtggaatatgaatggctccctccattttgctctcattgtaagatgattgggcaCGAGCTTGCTCAGTGCCGGGTGATCCATGACCAGGGTCGTGTTCCTGGGCCTCTACATAAACCTTCTCAGAAGACACCTTTTGATGAACAGGAACAAGGGAGAACCACGATTCCAACCCAACGTAAAGAATATCGGGAAAAAAATCTGCAGACGAAGCTCTTGGAAGGTCCCATGGATAATTTGAGAGTTGATGCTACTAGTGGGGTTAATGTAGGGTCCCCCCTGGGGCACCTTGCTGATAAAACAGATGGAGGAGAGGATGATTTTGCAGATATGCCTCCTCTTGAGGATGCTTCAGATCATGATAGATCCTCACCCAAGCAGGGGTTGTCCTCTCCCACTTTGGATTCACTTGTTGTTATTCAAGCTAAGGACTCAGAGTCACACTCAACGATTCTTATTGatgatcatcatgtggaggCCTCTGCTCCTGTGATTGTACCATCTCCATTGCGTACTACCTCTCCTCGGAGGGCTAAATCACATGCAGATACTAATCCTAATGTGGAGGTCTCTACTATTGTGACTGTACCATCTCAGTCGCCTCATACCTCCCCTCGGAAGGCTAAATATATTGGGGATGTTAAAGCAATATCGTTGGtccttcaaaatcacttttcctctcttgatggtttggaaactacagaTGTGGGAG gttgtttcaaaattttgggctgA
- the LOC137825496 gene encoding beta-glucosidase 11-like isoform X1 has translation MMKVLAVIELVLLIVHHCAHALSRDQFPPDFVFGASTSAYQIEGAANEDGRKPSTWDTFSHSGNGKMYAGDGDVACDHYHKYKEDVKLMANMGLEGYRFSISWSRLIPDGRGPVNPKGLLFYSNLINELISNGIEAHVTLNHFDLPQALEDEYGGWVSRRVVKDFTKYAEVCFREFGDRVKYWTTLNEANVNVVLGYDLGVMQPQRCSPSPLTNCSRGNSSTEPYLAAHHMLLAHGSAARVYREKYQGMQHGLIGFNLLLLGFLPQTNSTEDIMAVQRVQDFSIGCFMNPFIFGDYPDIMKKNAGSRLPSFTQKESNLVKGSIDFLGINFYFSLYVKDSPGNLQKENRDCLEDVAAKFQLYLPNDITIPEVPITPNVFLRTLDSLRSTYGNIPIFIQENGQQTAHNSSLNDWSRVNYLHAYIGSIVDALRSGLNVKGYFVWSFMDTFEIVGGYELSYGLYYVDMNDTNLRRQPKLSAEWYSNFLKGKLMDPKITKETEKNASVLSHNPWLHSAT, from the exons ATGATGAAGGTTTTAGCAGTTATAGAATTAGTACTTCTCATAGTACACCATTGTGCTCATGCCTTGAGCAGAGACCAGTTCCCTCCTGATTTTGTATTTGGTGCATCAACCTCAGCTTATCAG ATTGAAGGTGCAGCAAATGAAGATGGCAGGAAGCCAAGCACATGGGACACTTTCTCTCATTCTGGAAATG GGAAAATGTATGCAGGTGATGGAGATGTTGCATGTGATCATTATCACAAATATAAG GAAGATGTTAAGCTCATGGCCAACATGGGCTTAGAAGGCTACAGATTTTCCATATCATGGTCAAGGCTTATTCCAG ATGGAAGAGGACCAGTGAATCCCAAGGGACTACTGTTTTACAGCAACCTTATTAATGAATTGATCAGCAATG GAATAGAAGCACATGTTACATTAAACCATTTCGACCTACCACAAGCACTTGAGGATGAATATGGAGGATGGGTTAGTCGAAGAGTTGT GAAAGACTTCACAAAATATGCAGAAGTGTGCTTTAGAGAATTTGGAGACAGAGTTAAGTATTGGACTACTCTGAATGAGGCCAATGTGAATGTAGTACTGGGCTATGATTTAGGAGTCATGCAACCTCAGAGGTGTTCTCCTTCCCCTTTAACGAACTGTTCCAGAGGAAATTCCTCAACTGAGCCATATTTGGCTGCCCATCATATGTTGTTAGCACACGGTTCAGCTGCTAGGGTATATAGGGAGAAATACCAG GGCATGCAGCATGGATTAATTGGGTTTAATCTCCTTCTTCTTGGTTTTCTTCCTCAAACAAATTCTACTGAAGATATAATGGCCGTTCAGAGGGTCCAAGACTTCTCCATCGGGTG CTTTATGAATCCCTTTATATTTGGAGATTACCCAGATATAATGAAAAAGAATGCTGGCTCAAGGCTTCCTTCCTTCACTCAAAAGGAATCAAATCTGGTCAAGGGCTCAATCGATTTCTTAGGAATAAACTTTTACTTTTCACTTTATGTTAAGGACAGTCCAGGAAACCTGCAGAAGGAGAACAGGGATTGCCTAGAAGATGTAGCAGCAAAATTTCAAT TGTATCTTCCAAATGATATAACTATACCTGAG GTGCCAATTACTCCCAATGTTTTCCTAAGGACGTTAGACTCACTAAGGAGCACTTATGGCAATATTCCAATTTTCATACAAGAAAATG GCCAACAAACAGCTCATAATTCATCATTAAATGACTGGTCCAGGGTGAATTACTTGCATGCATACATTGGAAGCATTGTTGATGCACTGAG GAGTGGATTAAACGTAAAGGGTTATTTTGTATGGTCCTTCATGGATACATTCGAGATTGTGGGTGGATATGAATTAAGTTATGGTCTATATTACGTAGATATGAATGATACAAACTTAAGGAGGCAACCTAAGCTTTCTGCTGAATGGTACTCAAATTTTCTGAAAGGGAAGCTTATGGACCCAAAGATCACCAAGGAAACTGAGAAGAATGCTAGTGTGCTTTCACACAATCCCTGGCTGCATAGTGCTACTTGA
- the LOC137825496 gene encoding beta-glucosidase 11-like isoform X2, with the protein MMKVLAVIELVLLIVHHCAHALSRDQFPPDFVFGASTSAYQIEGAANEDGRKPSTWDTFSHSGNGDGDVACDHYHKYKEDVKLMANMGLEGYRFSISWSRLIPDGRGPVNPKGLLFYSNLINELISNGIEAHVTLNHFDLPQALEDEYGGWVSRRVVKDFTKYAEVCFREFGDRVKYWTTLNEANVNVVLGYDLGVMQPQRCSPSPLTNCSRGNSSTEPYLAAHHMLLAHGSAARVYREKYQGMQHGLIGFNLLLLGFLPQTNSTEDIMAVQRVQDFSIGCFMNPFIFGDYPDIMKKNAGSRLPSFTQKESNLVKGSIDFLGINFYFSLYVKDSPGNLQKENRDCLEDVAAKFQLYLPNDITIPEVPITPNVFLRTLDSLRSTYGNIPIFIQENGQQTAHNSSLNDWSRVNYLHAYIGSIVDALRSGLNVKGYFVWSFMDTFEIVGGYELSYGLYYVDMNDTNLRRQPKLSAEWYSNFLKGKLMDPKITKETEKNASVLSHNPWLHSAT; encoded by the exons ATGATGAAGGTTTTAGCAGTTATAGAATTAGTACTTCTCATAGTACACCATTGTGCTCATGCCTTGAGCAGAGACCAGTTCCCTCCTGATTTTGTATTTGGTGCATCAACCTCAGCTTATCAG ATTGAAGGTGCAGCAAATGAAGATGGCAGGAAGCCAAGCACATGGGACACTTTCTCTCATTCTGGAAATG GTGATGGAGATGTTGCATGTGATCATTATCACAAATATAAG GAAGATGTTAAGCTCATGGCCAACATGGGCTTAGAAGGCTACAGATTTTCCATATCATGGTCAAGGCTTATTCCAG ATGGAAGAGGACCAGTGAATCCCAAGGGACTACTGTTTTACAGCAACCTTATTAATGAATTGATCAGCAATG GAATAGAAGCACATGTTACATTAAACCATTTCGACCTACCACAAGCACTTGAGGATGAATATGGAGGATGGGTTAGTCGAAGAGTTGT GAAAGACTTCACAAAATATGCAGAAGTGTGCTTTAGAGAATTTGGAGACAGAGTTAAGTATTGGACTACTCTGAATGAGGCCAATGTGAATGTAGTACTGGGCTATGATTTAGGAGTCATGCAACCTCAGAGGTGTTCTCCTTCCCCTTTAACGAACTGTTCCAGAGGAAATTCCTCAACTGAGCCATATTTGGCTGCCCATCATATGTTGTTAGCACACGGTTCAGCTGCTAGGGTATATAGGGAGAAATACCAG GGCATGCAGCATGGATTAATTGGGTTTAATCTCCTTCTTCTTGGTTTTCTTCCTCAAACAAATTCTACTGAAGATATAATGGCCGTTCAGAGGGTCCAAGACTTCTCCATCGGGTG CTTTATGAATCCCTTTATATTTGGAGATTACCCAGATATAATGAAAAAGAATGCTGGCTCAAGGCTTCCTTCCTTCACTCAAAAGGAATCAAATCTGGTCAAGGGCTCAATCGATTTCTTAGGAATAAACTTTTACTTTTCACTTTATGTTAAGGACAGTCCAGGAAACCTGCAGAAGGAGAACAGGGATTGCCTAGAAGATGTAGCAGCAAAATTTCAAT TGTATCTTCCAAATGATATAACTATACCTGAG GTGCCAATTACTCCCAATGTTTTCCTAAGGACGTTAGACTCACTAAGGAGCACTTATGGCAATATTCCAATTTTCATACAAGAAAATG GCCAACAAACAGCTCATAATTCATCATTAAATGACTGGTCCAGGGTGAATTACTTGCATGCATACATTGGAAGCATTGTTGATGCACTGAG GAGTGGATTAAACGTAAAGGGTTATTTTGTATGGTCCTTCATGGATACATTCGAGATTGTGGGTGGATATGAATTAAGTTATGGTCTATATTACGTAGATATGAATGATACAAACTTAAGGAGGCAACCTAAGCTTTCTGCTGAATGGTACTCAAATTTTCTGAAAGGGAAGCTTATGGACCCAAAGATCACCAAGGAAACTGAGAAGAATGCTAGTGTGCTTTCACACAATCCCTGGCTGCATAGTGCTACTTGA
- the LOC137825496 gene encoding beta-glucosidase 11-like isoform X3, translating into MMKVLAVIELVLLIVHHCAHALSRDQFPPDFVFGASTSAYQIEGAANEDGRKPSTWDTFSHSGNGKMYAGDGDVACDHYHKYKEDVKLMANMGLEGYRFSISWSRLIPDGRGPVNPKGLLFYSNLINELISNGIEAHVTLNHFDLPQALEDEYGGWVSRRVVKDFTKYAEVCFREFGDRVKYWTTLNEANVNVVLGYDLGVMQPQRCSPSPLTNCSRGNSSTEPYLAAHHMLLAHGSAARVYREKYQGMQHGLIGFNLLLLGFLPQTNSTEDIMAVQRVQDFSIGCPGNLQKENRDCLEDVAAKFQLYLPNDITIPEVPITPNVFLRTLDSLRSTYGNIPIFIQENGQQTAHNSSLNDWSRVNYLHAYIGSIVDALRSGLNVKGYFVWSFMDTFEIVGGYELSYGLYYVDMNDTNLRRQPKLSAEWYSNFLKGKLMDPKITKETEKNASVLSHNPWLHSAT; encoded by the exons ATGATGAAGGTTTTAGCAGTTATAGAATTAGTACTTCTCATAGTACACCATTGTGCTCATGCCTTGAGCAGAGACCAGTTCCCTCCTGATTTTGTATTTGGTGCATCAACCTCAGCTTATCAG ATTGAAGGTGCAGCAAATGAAGATGGCAGGAAGCCAAGCACATGGGACACTTTCTCTCATTCTGGAAATG GGAAAATGTATGCAGGTGATGGAGATGTTGCATGTGATCATTATCACAAATATAAG GAAGATGTTAAGCTCATGGCCAACATGGGCTTAGAAGGCTACAGATTTTCCATATCATGGTCAAGGCTTATTCCAG ATGGAAGAGGACCAGTGAATCCCAAGGGACTACTGTTTTACAGCAACCTTATTAATGAATTGATCAGCAATG GAATAGAAGCACATGTTACATTAAACCATTTCGACCTACCACAAGCACTTGAGGATGAATATGGAGGATGGGTTAGTCGAAGAGTTGT GAAAGACTTCACAAAATATGCAGAAGTGTGCTTTAGAGAATTTGGAGACAGAGTTAAGTATTGGACTACTCTGAATGAGGCCAATGTGAATGTAGTACTGGGCTATGATTTAGGAGTCATGCAACCTCAGAGGTGTTCTCCTTCCCCTTTAACGAACTGTTCCAGAGGAAATTCCTCAACTGAGCCATATTTGGCTGCCCATCATATGTTGTTAGCACACGGTTCAGCTGCTAGGGTATATAGGGAGAAATACCAG GGCATGCAGCATGGATTAATTGGGTTTAATCTCCTTCTTCTTGGTTTTCTTCCTCAAACAAATTCTACTGAAGATATAATGGCCGTTCAGAGGGTCCAAGACTTCTCCATCGGGTG TCCAGGAAACCTGCAGAAGGAGAACAGGGATTGCCTAGAAGATGTAGCAGCAAAATTTCAAT TGTATCTTCCAAATGATATAACTATACCTGAG GTGCCAATTACTCCCAATGTTTTCCTAAGGACGTTAGACTCACTAAGGAGCACTTATGGCAATATTCCAATTTTCATACAAGAAAATG GCCAACAAACAGCTCATAATTCATCATTAAATGACTGGTCCAGGGTGAATTACTTGCATGCATACATTGGAAGCATTGTTGATGCACTGAG GAGTGGATTAAACGTAAAGGGTTATTTTGTATGGTCCTTCATGGATACATTCGAGATTGTGGGTGGATATGAATTAAGTTATGGTCTATATTACGTAGATATGAATGATACAAACTTAAGGAGGCAACCTAAGCTTTCTGCTGAATGGTACTCAAATTTTCTGAAAGGGAAGCTTATGGACCCAAAGATCACCAAGGAAACTGAGAAGAATGCTAGTGTGCTTTCACACAATCCCTGGCTGCATAGTGCTACTTGA
- the LOC137825497 gene encoding beta-glucosidase 11-like, producing MLLSLSLPKQAQRKAKAHSMLLMMKVFALLQIFLVALFPAAHALRRDQFPPEFVFGASTSAYQVEGAANEDGRKPSIWDTFAHATNVNENVGDGDVACDHYHKYKEDVQLMADMGLEGYRFSISWSRLIPDGRGRVNPKGLQYYNNLINELISHGIQPHVTLLHLDLPQKLEDEYEGCLSRRLVEDFTAYADVCFREFGDRVKHWTTVNEANAYALFGYGVGMSAPHRCSPSLFNCSKGNSSTEPYLAAHHILLAHASAARLYRKKYQAMQQGIIGLNIVCFGYLPKTNSPDDLRAAQRARDFNIGWFMDPITFGDYPDTMRKNAGSRLPSFTKEESNLIRNSIDFLGVNFYFSFYVKNNPGNLQNEDRDFIADIAVESERVLSEDTTPYEVPITPDIFLGVLHSIKKAYGNIPIYIHENGQRTPHNSSLKDRSRVKLLQKYIGRLVDALRSELNVKGYFVWSFMDVFELVSGFEISYGLYYVDINDPNLRRQPKLSAEWYSNFLKGKPMDSKIKEIEKTILSHDTQLHNAT from the exons ATGTTGCTGAGTTTATCTCTACCAAAGCAAGCACAACGAAAAGCAAAAGCACACAGTATGCTGTTGATGATGAAGGTGTTTGCACTTCTACAAATATTCTTGGTAGCACTTTTCCCTGCTGCTCATGCCTTGCGCAGAGATCAATTTCCTCCAGAATTTGTGTTTGGTGCATCAACCTCAGCTTACCAG GTTGAAGGTGCAGCGAATGAAGATGGCAGGAAGCCAAGCATATGGGACACCTTCGCTCATGCTACAAATG tgAATGAGAATGTAGGTGATGGAGATGTTGCGTGTGATCATTATCACAAATATAAG GAAGATGTTCAGCTCATGGCCGACATGGGCTTAGAAGGCTACAGATTTTCCATATCATGGTCAAGGCTTATTCCAG ATGGAAGAGGACGAGTGAATCCCAAGGGTCTACAGTATTATAACAACCTCATCAATGAACTGATAAGCCATG GAATCCAGCCACATGTTACGCTGCTCCATCTTGACTTACCACAAAAATTGGAGGATGAATATGAAGGATGCCTTAGTCGAAGACTTGT GGAAGACTTCACAGCATATGCAGATGTGTGCTTTAGAGAATTTGGTGACAGAGTTAAGCACTGGACTACAGTGAATGAGGCCAATGCGTATGCACTTTTTGGCTATGGTGTAGGAATGTCAGCACCTCACCGGTGTTCTCCCTCTTTATTTAACTGCTCCAAAGGAAATTCCTCAACTGAGCCATATTTGGCAGCCCATCATATATTGTTAGCACATGCTTCAGCTGCTAGGCTGTATAGGAAGAAATACCAG GCCATGCAGCAAGGCATTATTGGGTTAAATATCGTTTGTTTTGGTTATCTTCCAAAAACTAACTCTCCTGATGATTTAAGGGCTGCTCAAAGGGCCCGAGACTTCAATATTGGGTG GTTTATGGATCCTATTACATTCGGAGATTACCCTGATACAATGAGAAAGAATGCTGGCTCAAGGCTTCCTTCCTTCACCAAGGAGGAATCAAATTTGATCAGGAACTCAATTGACTTCTTAGGAGTAAACTTTTACTTCTCATTTTATGTTAAGAACAATCCTGGCAACCTGCAAAATGAGGATAGAGATTTCATAGCAGATATAGCAGTGGAAAGTGAAA GAGTTCTTAGTGAGGACACAACTCCGTATGAG GTACCAATTACTCCTGATATTTTCCTAGGGGTGCTACACTCAATAAAGAAAGCTTATGGCAATATACCAATATACATACATGAAAATG GTCAAAGAACACCTCACAATTCATCATTAAAGGACAGGTCGAGGGTGAAGTTATTGCAAAAATACATTGGACGTTTGGTTGATGCTCTAAG GAGTGAATTGAATGTAAAAGGTTACTTTGTATGGTCCTTCATGGATGTATTCGAGTTAGTGAGTGGATTTGAGATAAGTTATGGCCTATATTACGTTGATATCAATGATCCAAACTTAAGGAGGCAACCTAAGCTCTCTGCTGAGTGGTACTCAAATTTTCTTAAAGGGAAGCCTATGGACTCAAAGATCAAAGAAATCGAGAAGACTATTCTGTCACACGATACCCAACTGCATAATGCCACATAA
- the LOC137825498 gene encoding beta-glucosidase 11-like isoform X2: MDLILKVFAVIELVLLMVHPSAHALSRDEFPPDFVFGASASAYQVEGAANEDGRKPSIWDTFSHSGNGDMYDGDGDVACDQYHKYKEDVQLMANMGLEAYRFSISWSRLIPGRGQVNPKGLQYYNNFINELISHGIEAHVTLNHWDLPQALEDEYGGWVSRRVVKDFTAYADVCFREFGDRVRYWTTLNEGNVHAAFGYDVGLLPPQRCSFPIANCSRGNSSTEPYLVGHHMLLAHASAARVYRKKYQGLQRGLIGFNLLAFGLLPRTNSTEDVNATQRFQDFFIGWFMNPFTFGDYPDIMKKNAGSRLPSFTQKESNLVRGSIDFVGINFYYSFYVSNSPSSLLMHNRDYLADISAEIERMYTNDSSTNVVPITPGVFLGFLDSLRDAYGNVPIYIHENGQETPHNSSLDDWPRVNYLDAYIRSLVVALRSELNVKGYFVWSFLDAFELLVGYESSYGLYYVDRNDPNLRRQPKLSAEWYSNFLKGKLMDTKITKETEKNASVLSHNPSLHSATQTNQNTFEIQSE, from the exons ATGGACttgattttgaaagtttttgCAGTTATAGAATTAGTATTGTTGATGGTCCACCCCAGTGCTCATGCCCTGAGCAGAGATGAGTTCCCTCCTGACTTTGTCTTTGGTGCATCAGCTTCAGCTTATCAG GTTGAAGGTGCAGCAAATGAAGATGGCAGGAAGCCAAGCATATGGGACACCTTCTCCCATTCTGGAAATG GGGATATGTATGATGGTGATGGAGATGTTGCATGTGACCAATATCACAAATATAAG GAAGATGTTCAGCTCATGGCCAACATGGGTTTAGAAGCCTACAGATTTTCCATATCATGGTCAAGGCTTATTCCAG GGAGAGGACAAGTGAATCCTAAGGGACTACAGTATTACAACAACTTTATTAATGAATTGATAAGCCATG GAATTGAAGCACATGTTACATTAAACCATTGGGACCTACCACAAGCACTTGAGGATGAATATGGAGGATGGGTTAGCCGAAGAGTTGT GAAAGACTTCACAGCATATGCAGATGTATGTTTTAGAGAATTTGGAGACAGAGTTAGGTATTGGACTACATTGAATGAGGGCAACGTGCATGCGGCATTTGGCTATGATGTAGGACTCTTGCCACCTCAGAGGTGCTCTTTCCCTATAGCTAACTGTTCCAGAGGAAATTCCTCAACTGAGCCATATTTGGTTGGCCATCATATGTTGTTAGCACATGCTTCAGCTGCTAGGGTATATAGGAAGAAATATCAG GGCTTGCAGCGTGGCTTAATTGGGTTTAATCTCCTTGCATTTGGTCTTCTTCCACGAACAAATTCTACTGAAGATGTAAATGCCACTCAAAGGTTCCAAGACTTCTTCATTGGGTG GTTTATGAATCCCTTTACGTTTGGAGATTATCCTGATATAATGAAGAAGAATGCTGGTTCAAGGCTTCCTTCCTTCACTCAGAAGGAATCAAATCTGGTTAGGGGCTCAATCGACTTCGTAGGAATAAACTTTTACTACTCATTTTATGTCTCGAACAGTCCTAGCAGCCTGCTGATGCACAATAGAGACTACCTAGCAGACATATCTGCTGAAATTGAAA GAATGTATACGAATGATTCATCTACCAATGTG GTTCCAATTACTCCAGGAGTTTTCCTAGGGTTCTTAGACTCACTAAGGGATGCATATGGCAATGTTCCCATTTACATACACGAAAATG GCCAGGAAACACCTCATAATTCATCATTAGACGACTGGCCGAGGGTGAATTACTTGGATGCATACATAAGAAGCTTGGTTGTTGCACTCAG GAGTGAATTAAATGTGAAAGGCTATTTTGTGTGGTCCTTCTTAGATGCATTCGAGTTATTGGTTGGATATGAATCAAGTTATGGTCTATACTACGTAGATAGGAATGATCCAAACTTAAGGAGGCAACCTAAGCTTTCTGCTGAATGGTATTCAAATTTTCTGAAAGGGAAGCTTATGGACACAAAGATCACCAAGGAAACTGAGAAGAATGCCAGTGTGCTTTCACACAACCCCTCACTGCATAGTGCCACGCAAACTAATCAGAACACGTTTGAAATTCAGAGCGAATAA